The Dehalococcoidales bacterium genome includes a region encoding these proteins:
- a CDS encoding GNAT family N-acetyltransferase yields MELKGKRVTIRPVTETDIPVIHRWWNDPVVMREVRAEKLKPSLEMVRKHWAAWQNPGPRDFHMFIICLGGKPIGEIGYRCTDSDTQTFSLDIKIGETDLWGRGLAAAANRLFIDWLFNGLHARRLTVEPGDWNQRSIRLAQKCGFKEIRREASPANAFFDGGVGVTMQLDRD; encoded by the coding sequence ATGGAGCTGAAGGGCAAGCGCGTAACCATACGCCCGGTAACGGAAACGGATATCCCCGTTATTCACCGGTGGTGGAACGACCCCGTGGTCATGCGTGAAGTCCGCGCTGAAAAACTCAAGCCCTCCCTGGAGATGGTCCGCAAGCACTGGGCCGCCTGGCAAAATCCCGGCCCCCGGGACTTCCATATGTTCATCATCTGCCTGGGCGGTAAACCCATCGGGGAAATCGGCTACCGCTGTACCGACTCGGACACGCAGACGTTCTCCCTGGACATAAAAATAGGGGAGACTGATTTATGGGGTCGGGGACTGGCCGCCGCGGCCAACCGACTTTTTATCGACTGGCTTTTTAACGGGCTGCATGCCCGGCGCCTTACCGTAGAACCCGGCGACTGGAATCAGCGCAGCATCCGCCTGGCGCAAAAGTGCGGCTTTAAGGAAATCCGGCGCGAGGCATCCCCGGCCAACGCGTTTTTCGATGGTGGGGTGGGGGTCACCATGCAGCTGGATAGGGATTAA
- a CDS encoding bifunctional phosphoglucose/phosphomannose isomerase yields the protein MSDINLDDVKIYAKNDPDGMLARIKELPLQIKQAWQSAMSFPLPPDYKNVNKVVVLGMGGSAIGGDLVRSLAQAEAGVPVIVHRDYGLPAYVDDKTLLIASSYSGNTEETLSGFEPALKTGAKKLAMTTGGKLEQMAQANHIPVFKIEYQAQPRAALGYSFIPTLAVMQRLGFISDKSADVAETVKVLENLASKLEEKSLEKSNPAKQVARRLYGHLPVVYGAGIASEAAHRWKTQLNENSKAWAFYEAFPELNHNATVGFPLPKEVASKIRVVLLRSPLFNQRIKLRYEVTCELLKQSGVAYEFVDGEGQSALAQMVSLVMFGDFASYYLAILYQVDPSPVKVISYLKDKLARG from the coding sequence ATGTCTGATATCAACCTCGATGACGTAAAAATTTACGCGAAGAACGACCCCGACGGCATGCTGGCGCGCATTAAGGAATTGCCCCTGCAAATCAAGCAGGCTTGGCAGTCCGCCATGTCTTTCCCCCTCCCCCCGGATTATAAAAACGTAAATAAAGTGGTGGTGCTGGGCATGGGCGGCTCGGCCATCGGCGGTGACCTGGTGCGCAGCCTGGCGCAGGCGGAAGCCGGGGTGCCGGTCATCGTCCACCGGGACTACGGCCTGCCCGCTTACGTGGATGATAAAACGCTGCTGATAGCCTCCAGCTATTCCGGCAACACGGAGGAGACGCTCTCCGGCTTTGAACCGGCGCTGAAGACGGGCGCCAAAAAGCTGGCGATGACCACCGGCGGCAAGCTGGAGCAGATGGCGCAGGCTAATCATATTCCGGTTTTCAAGATAGAATACCAGGCCCAGCCGCGGGCGGCCCTCGGCTACAGCTTTATCCCCACCCTGGCCGTGATGCAGCGGCTTGGCTTCATCAGTGATAAGTCGGCGGACGTGGCGGAAACGGTAAAGGTGCTGGAAAACCTCGCCTCAAAACTGGAGGAAAAGTCGCTGGAAAAGTCCAATCCCGCCAAGCAGGTGGCGCGGCGGCTTTACGGGCATTTGCCGGTGGTCTACGGCGCGGGCATCGCCTCCGAGGCGGCACATCGCTGGAAGACCCAGCTCAACGAAAACAGCAAGGCCTGGGCTTTTTACGAGGCCTTCCCGGAGCTCAACCACAACGCCACGGTCGGTTTCCCGCTGCCCAAAGAAGTGGCGTCCAAGATACGGGTTGTCTTGTTGCGCTCGCCGCTGTTCAACCAGCGCATCAAGCTCCGCTACGAGGTGACCTGCGAGCTTCTCAAGCAGTCCGGCGTGGCTTATGAGTTCGTGGATGGGGAGGGGCAAAGCGCCCTGGCGCAGATGGTCAGCCTGGTGATGTTCGGGGACTTTGCCAGCTACTACCTGGCTATTTTATATCAGGTGGACCCGTCCCCGGTTAAGGTTATTTCATATCTAAAGGACAAATTGGCCAGGGGGTAG